A portion of the Chelonia mydas isolate rCheMyd1 chromosome 23, rCheMyd1.pri.v2, whole genome shotgun sequence genome contains these proteins:
- the LOC119564925 gene encoding uncharacterized protein LOC119564925 isoform X6, translated as MRRGVTPQWPRPHKVFNPQWPHPPLTPSPDSPQWPVCPSPMGLPPALLLVLCLYPAPQGLAPPDPGLLAQGRARLREAQTLAQHPQLGACWAGALGRLDGGCQQLGEEQQSRIALAFAHCHLQRSGRPFPRCEASSSVRACTQHMDPVAFGVYTEFFTHAHSICYLLRSEAWQQQAESTVHRLVASSEGVAERLEETNQLAEQAARAQEATLRSQEEILRHGELLRQTLQDSSRGVREAFRDMQEAAGRQRLAFAEIVNRLSFLHRFLVGESQALGSFLYHLLTSSAALLLTSSQRTAGARTPAGPAGPRPQPGQCRVRRLGLPGAPLPARTRSPLGGAQHQQPQEPEPLPGPPAPPAAETHQPTGLGETQCSCASGRAGLLRSPAPAGPERPPANASHSEGAPLQRPKGKNSVAGGRCHPAEPNLGSDSYCVNVAPSREPGLLDSLPSLGGSE; from the exons ATGAGAAGGGGTGTGACCCCCCAGTGGCCCCGCCCCCATAAAGTGTTTAATCCCCAGTGGCCCCACCCACCACTGACCCCTTCCCCTGACTCTCCCCAGTGGcctgtctgccccagccccatggggctgcccccagctctcctcctcgTGCTCTGCCTctaccctgccccccagggcctggCTCCCCCAGACCCAGGGCTGCTGGCCCAGGGCCGTGCCCGGCTGCGGGAGGCCCAGACGCTGGCCCAGCACCCGCAGCTGGGGGCCTGCTGGGCGGGGGCCCTGGGCAGGCTGGACGGGGGCTGCCAGCAGCTGGGTGAGGAGCAGCAAAGCCGCATCGCCCTGGCCTTTGCCCACTGCCACCTGCAGAG GTCGGGCCGGCCCTTCCCTCGCTGCGAGGCCAGCAGCTCCGTCCGGGCCTGCACCCAGCACATGGACCCTGTGGCCTTCGGGGTCTACACTGAATTCTTCACCCATGCCCACAGCATCTGCTACCTCCTTCGCAGCGAGGCCTGGCAGCAGCAAGCTGAGAGCACCGTGCACAG gcTGGTTGCCAGTTCGGAGGGCGTAGCTGAGCGGCTGGAAGAGACCAACCAGCTGGCGGAGCAGGCAGCGCGGGCACAAGAGGCCACCTTGCGATCCCAGGAGGAGATCCTCCGCCATGGGGAGCTGCTGAGACAGACACTGCAGGACTCCTCCAGGG gTGTCCGGGAGGCTTTTCGGGACATGCAGGAGGCGGCCGGACGGCAACGCCTGGCCTTCGCCGAGATCGTGAACCGCCTCAGCTTCCTGCACCGCTTCCTGGTGGGGGAGTCCCaagccctgggctccttcctctACCACCTGCTGACCAGCAGCGCCGCCCTGCTGCTCACCTCCAGCCAGCGCACTGCTGGGGCCAG AACGCCTGCTGGCCCAGCGGGGCCCAGACCCCAGCCAGGACAATGCCGAGTTCGCCGACTCGGGCTTCCCGGAGCCCCTCTCCCGGCCAGAACGAGGAGCCCCCTGGG AGGAGCTCAGCACCAGCAGCCCCAAGAGCCGGAGCCGCTCCCCGGCCCGCCAGCGCC CCCGGCCGCAGAGACGCACCAGCCGACGGGACTCGGAGAGACGCAATGTTCCTGTGCCAGTGGACGGG ctgggctgctaCGATCTCCGGCGCCGGCCGGCCCTGAGAGACCCCCCGCAAACGCCAGCCACAGTGAAGGGGCCCCTCTGCAGCGCCCGAAGGGGAAGAACTCAGTTGCCGGCGGCAGGTGCCATCCTGCTGAGCCCAACCTGGGATCAGACTCCTACTGCGTGAATGTCGCCCCaagccgggagccaggactcctggattctctccccagcctgggcGGGTCTGAGTGA
- the LOC119564925 gene encoding uncharacterized protein LOC119564925 isoform X5 has translation MRRGVTPQWPRPHKVFNPQWPHPPLTPSPDSPQWPVCPSPMGLPPALLLVLCLYPAPQGLAPPDPGLLAQGRARLREAQTLAQHPQLGACWAGALGRLDGGCQQLGEEQQSRIALAFAHCHLQRSGRPFPRCEASSSVRACTQHMDPVAFGVYTEFFTHAHSICYLLRSEAWQQQAESTVHRLVASSEGVAERLEETNQLAEQAARAQEATLRSQEEILRHGELLRQTLQDSSRGVREAFRDMQEAAGRQRLAFAEIVNRLSFLHRFLVGESQALGSFLYHLLTSSAALLLTSSQRTAGARTPAGPAGPRPQPGQCRVRRLGLPGAPLPARTRSPLGGGAQHQQPQEPEPLPGPPAPPAAETHQPTGLGETQCSCASGRAGLLRSPAPAGPERPPANASHSEGAPLQRPKGKNSVAGGRCHPAEPNLGSDSYCVNVAPSREPGLLDSLPSLGGSE, from the exons ATGAGAAGGGGTGTGACCCCCCAGTGGCCCCGCCCCCATAAAGTGTTTAATCCCCAGTGGCCCCACCCACCACTGACCCCTTCCCCTGACTCTCCCCAGTGGcctgtctgccccagccccatggggctgcccccagctctcctcctcgTGCTCTGCCTctaccctgccccccagggcctggCTCCCCCAGACCCAGGGCTGCTGGCCCAGGGCCGTGCCCGGCTGCGGGAGGCCCAGACGCTGGCCCAGCACCCGCAGCTGGGGGCCTGCTGGGCGGGGGCCCTGGGCAGGCTGGACGGGGGCTGCCAGCAGCTGGGTGAGGAGCAGCAAAGCCGCATCGCCCTGGCCTTTGCCCACTGCCACCTGCAGAG GTCGGGCCGGCCCTTCCCTCGCTGCGAGGCCAGCAGCTCCGTCCGGGCCTGCACCCAGCACATGGACCCTGTGGCCTTCGGGGTCTACACTGAATTCTTCACCCATGCCCACAGCATCTGCTACCTCCTTCGCAGCGAGGCCTGGCAGCAGCAAGCTGAGAGCACCGTGCACAG gcTGGTTGCCAGTTCGGAGGGCGTAGCTGAGCGGCTGGAAGAGACCAACCAGCTGGCGGAGCAGGCAGCGCGGGCACAAGAGGCCACCTTGCGATCCCAGGAGGAGATCCTCCGCCATGGGGAGCTGCTGAGACAGACACTGCAGGACTCCTCCAGGG gTGTCCGGGAGGCTTTTCGGGACATGCAGGAGGCGGCCGGACGGCAACGCCTGGCCTTCGCCGAGATCGTGAACCGCCTCAGCTTCCTGCACCGCTTCCTGGTGGGGGAGTCCCaagccctgggctccttcctctACCACCTGCTGACCAGCAGCGCCGCCCTGCTGCTCACCTCCAGCCAGCGCACTGCTGGGGCCAG AACGCCTGCTGGCCCAGCGGGGCCCAGACCCCAGCCAGGACAATGCCGAGTTCGCCGACTCGGGCTTCCCGGAGCCCCTCTCCCGGCCAGAACGAGGAGCCCCCTGGG CGGAGGAGCTCAGCACCAGCAGCCCCAAGAGCCGGAGCCGCTCCCCGGCCCGCCAGCGCC CCCGGCCGCAGAGACGCACCAGCCGACGGGACTCGGAGAGACGCAATGTTCCTGTGCCAGTGGACGGG ctgggctgctaCGATCTCCGGCGCCGGCCGGCCCTGAGAGACCCCCCGCAAACGCCAGCCACAGTGAAGGGGCCCCTCTGCAGCGCCCGAAGGGGAAGAACTCAGTTGCCGGCGGCAGGTGCCATCCTGCTGAGCCCAACCTGGGATCAGACTCCTACTGCGTGAATGTCGCCCCaagccgggagccaggactcctggattctctccccagcctgggcGGGTCTGAGTGA
- the LOC119564925 gene encoding uncharacterized protein LOC119564925 isoform X2, whose translation MRRGVTPQWPRPHKVFNPQWPHPPLTPSPDSPQWPVCPSPMGLPPALLLVLCLYPAPQGLAPPDPGLLAQGRARLREAQTLAQHPQLGACWAGALGRLDGGCQQLGEEQQSRIALAFAHCHLQRSGRPFPRCEASSSVRACTQHMDPVAFGVYTEFFTHAHSICYLLRSEAWQQQAESTVHRLVASSEGVAERLEETNQLAEQAARAQEATLRSQEEILRHGELLRQTLQDSSRGVREAFRDMQEAAGRQRLAFAEIVNRLSFLHRFLVGESQALGSFLYHLLTSSAALLLTSSQRTAGARLILLGLVGGNVYLERVVSGLVLENTEAGSDPTEALASWVGLCRRLCVGAGLAVLAYCVLTYRDVAQQSREVLRGLQETRAQMQHILQETERLLAQRGPDPSQDNAEFADSGFPEPLSRPERGAPWEELSTSSPKSRSRSPARQRPRPQRRTSRRDSERRNVPVPVDGVSASQQGATYTPVRPPPTRIQAPASDTPLRVPAPCFDQPEMCLFPQLGCYDLRRRPALRDPPQTPATVKGPLCSARRGRTQLPAAGAILLSPTWDQTPTA comes from the exons ATGAGAAGGGGTGTGACCCCCCAGTGGCCCCGCCCCCATAAAGTGTTTAATCCCCAGTGGCCCCACCCACCACTGACCCCTTCCCCTGACTCTCCCCAGTGGcctgtctgccccagccccatggggctgcccccagctctcctcctcgTGCTCTGCCTctaccctgccccccagggcctggCTCCCCCAGACCCAGGGCTGCTGGCCCAGGGCCGTGCCCGGCTGCGGGAGGCCCAGACGCTGGCCCAGCACCCGCAGCTGGGGGCCTGCTGGGCGGGGGCCCTGGGCAGGCTGGACGGGGGCTGCCAGCAGCTGGGTGAGGAGCAGCAAAGCCGCATCGCCCTGGCCTTTGCCCACTGCCACCTGCAGAG GTCGGGCCGGCCCTTCCCTCGCTGCGAGGCCAGCAGCTCCGTCCGGGCCTGCACCCAGCACATGGACCCTGTGGCCTTCGGGGTCTACACTGAATTCTTCACCCATGCCCACAGCATCTGCTACCTCCTTCGCAGCGAGGCCTGGCAGCAGCAAGCTGAGAGCACCGTGCACAG gcTGGTTGCCAGTTCGGAGGGCGTAGCTGAGCGGCTGGAAGAGACCAACCAGCTGGCGGAGCAGGCAGCGCGGGCACAAGAGGCCACCTTGCGATCCCAGGAGGAGATCCTCCGCCATGGGGAGCTGCTGAGACAGACACTGCAGGACTCCTCCAGGG gTGTCCGGGAGGCTTTTCGGGACATGCAGGAGGCGGCCGGACGGCAACGCCTGGCCTTCGCCGAGATCGTGAACCGCCTCAGCTTCCTGCACCGCTTCCTGGTGGGGGAGTCCCaagccctgggctccttcctctACCACCTGCTGACCAGCAGCGCCGCCCTGCTGCTCACCTCCAGCCAGCGCACTGCTGGGGCCAG GTTGATCCTGCTGGGCCTGGTCGGGGGCAACGTCTACCTGGAGCGTGTGGTCAGTGGACTCGTCTTGGAGAACACTGAGGCTGGCTCCGATCCAACG GAGGCCCTTGCCAGCTGGGTGGGGCTATGCCGCAGGCTGTGTGTGGGTGCCGGGCTGGCCGTCCTGGCCTATTGCGTCCTCACCTACCGCGACGTGGCCCAGCAGAGCCGGGAGGTGCTGCGGGGGCTGCAGGAGACCCGGGCCCAGATGCAGCACATCCTGCAGGAGACAG AACGCCTGCTGGCCCAGCGGGGCCCAGACCCCAGCCAGGACAATGCCGAGTTCGCCGACTCGGGCTTCCCGGAGCCCCTCTCCCGGCCAGAACGAGGAGCCCCCTGGG AGGAGCTCAGCACCAGCAGCCCCAAGAGCCGGAGCCGCTCCCCGGCCCGCCAGCGCC CCCGGCCGCAGAGACGCACCAGCCGACGGGACTCGGAGAGACGCAATGTTCCTGTGCCAGTGGACGGGGTGAGTGCGAGTCAGCAGGGTGCAACTTACACCCCCGTTCGCCCCCCACCAACCAGGATCCAGGCCCCAGCGTCAGACACCCCCCTGA gagtcccggcccCCTGCTTTGACCAGCCTGAAATGTGTCTcttcccccagctgggctgctaCGATCTCCGGCGCCGGCCGGCCCTGAGAGACCCCCCGCAAACGCCAGCCACAGTGAAGGGGCCCCTCTGCAGCGCCCGAAGGGGAAGAACTCAGTTGCCGGCGGCAGGTGCCATCCTGCTGAGCCCAACCTGGGATCAGACTCCTACTGCGTGA
- the LOC119564925 gene encoding uncharacterized protein LOC119564925 isoform X3 — protein sequence MRRGVTPQWPRPHKVFNPQWPHPPLTPSPDSPQWPVCPSPMGLPPALLLVLCLYPAPQGLAPPDPGLLAQGRARLREAQTLAQHPQLGACWAGALGRLDGGCQQLGEEQQSRIALAFAHCHLQRSGRPFPRCEASSSVRACTQHMDPVAFGVYTEFFTHAHSICYLLRSEAWQQQAESTVHRLVASSEGVAERLEETNQLAEQAARAQEATLRSQEEILRHGELLRQTLQDSSRGVREAFRDMQEAAGRQRLAFAEIVNRLSFLHRFLVGESQALGSFLYHLLTSSAALLLTSSQRTAGARLILLGLVGGNVYLERVVSGLVLENTEAGSDPTEALASWVGLCRRLCVGAGLAVLAYCVLTYRDVAQQSREVLRGLQETRAQMQHILQETERLLAQRGPDPSQDNAEFADSGFPEPLSRPERGAPWAEELSTSSPKSRSRSPARQRTRPQRRTSRRDSERRNVPVPVDGLGCYDLRRRPALRDPPQTPATVKGPLCSARRGRTQLPAAGAILLSPTWDQTPTA from the exons ATGAGAAGGGGTGTGACCCCCCAGTGGCCCCGCCCCCATAAAGTGTTTAATCCCCAGTGGCCCCACCCACCACTGACCCCTTCCCCTGACTCTCCCCAGTGGcctgtctgccccagccccatggggctgcccccagctctcctcctcgTGCTCTGCCTctaccctgccccccagggcctggCTCCCCCAGACCCAGGGCTGCTGGCCCAGGGCCGTGCCCGGCTGCGGGAGGCCCAGACGCTGGCCCAGCACCCGCAGCTGGGGGCCTGCTGGGCGGGGGCCCTGGGCAGGCTGGACGGGGGCTGCCAGCAGCTGGGTGAGGAGCAGCAAAGCCGCATCGCCCTGGCCTTTGCCCACTGCCACCTGCAGAG GTCGGGCCGGCCCTTCCCTCGCTGCGAGGCCAGCAGCTCCGTCCGGGCCTGCACCCAGCACATGGACCCTGTGGCCTTCGGGGTCTACACTGAATTCTTCACCCATGCCCACAGCATCTGCTACCTCCTTCGCAGCGAGGCCTGGCAGCAGCAAGCTGAGAGCACCGTGCACAG gcTGGTTGCCAGTTCGGAGGGCGTAGCTGAGCGGCTGGAAGAGACCAACCAGCTGGCGGAGCAGGCAGCGCGGGCACAAGAGGCCACCTTGCGATCCCAGGAGGAGATCCTCCGCCATGGGGAGCTGCTGAGACAGACACTGCAGGACTCCTCCAGGG gTGTCCGGGAGGCTTTTCGGGACATGCAGGAGGCGGCCGGACGGCAACGCCTGGCCTTCGCCGAGATCGTGAACCGCCTCAGCTTCCTGCACCGCTTCCTGGTGGGGGAGTCCCaagccctgggctccttcctctACCACCTGCTGACCAGCAGCGCCGCCCTGCTGCTCACCTCCAGCCAGCGCACTGCTGGGGCCAG GTTGATCCTGCTGGGCCTGGTCGGGGGCAACGTCTACCTGGAGCGTGTGGTCAGTGGACTCGTCTTGGAGAACACTGAGGCTGGCTCCGATCCAACG GAGGCCCTTGCCAGCTGGGTGGGGCTATGCCGCAGGCTGTGTGTGGGTGCCGGGCTGGCCGTCCTGGCCTATTGCGTCCTCACCTACCGCGACGTGGCCCAGCAGAGCCGGGAGGTGCTGCGGGGGCTGCAGGAGACCCGGGCCCAGATGCAGCACATCCTGCAGGAGACAG AACGCCTGCTGGCCCAGCGGGGCCCAGACCCCAGCCAGGACAATGCCGAGTTCGCCGACTCGGGCTTCCCGGAGCCCCTCTCCCGGCCAGAACGAGGAGCCCCCTGGG CGGAGGAGCTCAGCACCAGCAGCCCCAAGAGCCGGA GCCGCTCCCCGGCCCGCCAGCGCACCCGGCCGCAGAGACGCACCAGCCGACGGGACTCGGAGAGACGCAATGTTCCTGTGCCAGTGGACGGG ctgggctgctaCGATCTCCGGCGCCGGCCGGCCCTGAGAGACCCCCCGCAAACGCCAGCCACAGTGAAGGGGCCCCTCTGCAGCGCCCGAAGGGGAAGAACTCAGTTGCCGGCGGCAGGTGCCATCCTGCTGAGCCCAACCTGGGATCAGACTCCTACTGCGTGA
- the LOC119564925 gene encoding uncharacterized protein LOC119564925 isoform X1: MRRGVTPQWPRPHKVFNPQWPHPPLTPSPDSPQWPVCPSPMGLPPALLLVLCLYPAPQGLAPPDPGLLAQGRARLREAQTLAQHPQLGACWAGALGRLDGGCQQLGEEQQSRIALAFAHCHLQRSGRPFPRCEASSSVRACTQHMDPVAFGVYTEFFTHAHSICYLLRSEAWQQQAESTVHRLVASSEGVAERLEETNQLAEQAARAQEATLRSQEEILRHGELLRQTLQDSSRGVREAFRDMQEAAGRQRLAFAEIVNRLSFLHRFLVGESQALGSFLYHLLTSSAALLLTSSQRTAGARLILLGLVGGNVYLERVVSGLVLENTEAGSDPTEALASWVGLCRRLCVGAGLAVLAYCVLTYRDVAQQSREVLRGLQETRAQMQHILQETERLLAQRGPDPSQDNAEFADSGFPEPLSRPERGAPWAEELSTSSPKSRSRSPARQRPRPQRRTSRRDSERRNVPVPVDGVSASQQGATYTPVRPPPTRIQAPASDTPLRVPAPCFDQPEMCLFPQLGCYDLRRRPALRDPPQTPATVKGPLCSARRGRTQLPAAGAILLSPTWDQTPTA; the protein is encoded by the exons ATGAGAAGGGGTGTGACCCCCCAGTGGCCCCGCCCCCATAAAGTGTTTAATCCCCAGTGGCCCCACCCACCACTGACCCCTTCCCCTGACTCTCCCCAGTGGcctgtctgccccagccccatggggctgcccccagctctcctcctcgTGCTCTGCCTctaccctgccccccagggcctggCTCCCCCAGACCCAGGGCTGCTGGCCCAGGGCCGTGCCCGGCTGCGGGAGGCCCAGACGCTGGCCCAGCACCCGCAGCTGGGGGCCTGCTGGGCGGGGGCCCTGGGCAGGCTGGACGGGGGCTGCCAGCAGCTGGGTGAGGAGCAGCAAAGCCGCATCGCCCTGGCCTTTGCCCACTGCCACCTGCAGAG GTCGGGCCGGCCCTTCCCTCGCTGCGAGGCCAGCAGCTCCGTCCGGGCCTGCACCCAGCACATGGACCCTGTGGCCTTCGGGGTCTACACTGAATTCTTCACCCATGCCCACAGCATCTGCTACCTCCTTCGCAGCGAGGCCTGGCAGCAGCAAGCTGAGAGCACCGTGCACAG gcTGGTTGCCAGTTCGGAGGGCGTAGCTGAGCGGCTGGAAGAGACCAACCAGCTGGCGGAGCAGGCAGCGCGGGCACAAGAGGCCACCTTGCGATCCCAGGAGGAGATCCTCCGCCATGGGGAGCTGCTGAGACAGACACTGCAGGACTCCTCCAGGG gTGTCCGGGAGGCTTTTCGGGACATGCAGGAGGCGGCCGGACGGCAACGCCTGGCCTTCGCCGAGATCGTGAACCGCCTCAGCTTCCTGCACCGCTTCCTGGTGGGGGAGTCCCaagccctgggctccttcctctACCACCTGCTGACCAGCAGCGCCGCCCTGCTGCTCACCTCCAGCCAGCGCACTGCTGGGGCCAG GTTGATCCTGCTGGGCCTGGTCGGGGGCAACGTCTACCTGGAGCGTGTGGTCAGTGGACTCGTCTTGGAGAACACTGAGGCTGGCTCCGATCCAACG GAGGCCCTTGCCAGCTGGGTGGGGCTATGCCGCAGGCTGTGTGTGGGTGCCGGGCTGGCCGTCCTGGCCTATTGCGTCCTCACCTACCGCGACGTGGCCCAGCAGAGCCGGGAGGTGCTGCGGGGGCTGCAGGAGACCCGGGCCCAGATGCAGCACATCCTGCAGGAGACAG AACGCCTGCTGGCCCAGCGGGGCCCAGACCCCAGCCAGGACAATGCCGAGTTCGCCGACTCGGGCTTCCCGGAGCCCCTCTCCCGGCCAGAACGAGGAGCCCCCTGGG CGGAGGAGCTCAGCACCAGCAGCCCCAAGAGCCGGAGCCGCTCCCCGGCCCGCCAGCGCC CCCGGCCGCAGAGACGCACCAGCCGACGGGACTCGGAGAGACGCAATGTTCCTGTGCCAGTGGACGGGGTGAGTGCGAGTCAGCAGGGTGCAACTTACACCCCCGTTCGCCCCCCACCAACCAGGATCCAGGCCCCAGCGTCAGACACCCCCCTGA gagtcccggcccCCTGCTTTGACCAGCCTGAAATGTGTCTcttcccccagctgggctgctaCGATCTCCGGCGCCGGCCGGCCCTGAGAGACCCCCCGCAAACGCCAGCCACAGTGAAGGGGCCCCTCTGCAGCGCCCGAAGGGGAAGAACTCAGTTGCCGGCGGCAGGTGCCATCCTGCTGAGCCCAACCTGGGATCAGACTCCTACTGCGTGA
- the LOC119564925 gene encoding uncharacterized protein LOC119564925 isoform X4, with protein sequence MRRGVTPQWPRPHKVFNPQWPHPPLTPSPDSPQWPVCPSPMGLPPALLLVLCLYPAPQGLAPPDPGLLAQGRARLREAQTLAQHPQLGACWAGALGRLDGGCQQLGEEQQSRIALAFAHCHLQRSGRPFPRCEASSSVRACTQHMDPVAFGVYTEFFTHAHSICYLLRSEAWQQQAESTVHRLVASSEGVAERLEETNQLAEQAARAQEATLRSQEEILRHGELLRQTLQDSSRGVREAFRDMQEAAGRQRLAFAEIVNRLSFLHRFLVGESQALGSFLYHLLTSSAALLLTSSQRTAGARLILLGLVGGNVYLERVVSGLVLENTEAGSDPTEALASWVGLCRRLCVGAGLAVLAYCVLTYRDVAQQSREVLRGLQETRAQMQHILQETERLLAQRGPDPSQDNAEFADSGFPEPLSRPERGAPWAEELSTSSPKSRSRSPARQRPRPQRRTSRRDSERRNVPVPVDGLGCYDLRRRPALRDPPQTPATVKGPLCSARRGRTQLPAAGAILLSPTWDQTPTA encoded by the exons ATGAGAAGGGGTGTGACCCCCCAGTGGCCCCGCCCCCATAAAGTGTTTAATCCCCAGTGGCCCCACCCACCACTGACCCCTTCCCCTGACTCTCCCCAGTGGcctgtctgccccagccccatggggctgcccccagctctcctcctcgTGCTCTGCCTctaccctgccccccagggcctggCTCCCCCAGACCCAGGGCTGCTGGCCCAGGGCCGTGCCCGGCTGCGGGAGGCCCAGACGCTGGCCCAGCACCCGCAGCTGGGGGCCTGCTGGGCGGGGGCCCTGGGCAGGCTGGACGGGGGCTGCCAGCAGCTGGGTGAGGAGCAGCAAAGCCGCATCGCCCTGGCCTTTGCCCACTGCCACCTGCAGAG GTCGGGCCGGCCCTTCCCTCGCTGCGAGGCCAGCAGCTCCGTCCGGGCCTGCACCCAGCACATGGACCCTGTGGCCTTCGGGGTCTACACTGAATTCTTCACCCATGCCCACAGCATCTGCTACCTCCTTCGCAGCGAGGCCTGGCAGCAGCAAGCTGAGAGCACCGTGCACAG gcTGGTTGCCAGTTCGGAGGGCGTAGCTGAGCGGCTGGAAGAGACCAACCAGCTGGCGGAGCAGGCAGCGCGGGCACAAGAGGCCACCTTGCGATCCCAGGAGGAGATCCTCCGCCATGGGGAGCTGCTGAGACAGACACTGCAGGACTCCTCCAGGG gTGTCCGGGAGGCTTTTCGGGACATGCAGGAGGCGGCCGGACGGCAACGCCTGGCCTTCGCCGAGATCGTGAACCGCCTCAGCTTCCTGCACCGCTTCCTGGTGGGGGAGTCCCaagccctgggctccttcctctACCACCTGCTGACCAGCAGCGCCGCCCTGCTGCTCACCTCCAGCCAGCGCACTGCTGGGGCCAG GTTGATCCTGCTGGGCCTGGTCGGGGGCAACGTCTACCTGGAGCGTGTGGTCAGTGGACTCGTCTTGGAGAACACTGAGGCTGGCTCCGATCCAACG GAGGCCCTTGCCAGCTGGGTGGGGCTATGCCGCAGGCTGTGTGTGGGTGCCGGGCTGGCCGTCCTGGCCTATTGCGTCCTCACCTACCGCGACGTGGCCCAGCAGAGCCGGGAGGTGCTGCGGGGGCTGCAGGAGACCCGGGCCCAGATGCAGCACATCCTGCAGGAGACAG AACGCCTGCTGGCCCAGCGGGGCCCAGACCCCAGCCAGGACAATGCCGAGTTCGCCGACTCGGGCTTCCCGGAGCCCCTCTCCCGGCCAGAACGAGGAGCCCCCTGGG CGGAGGAGCTCAGCACCAGCAGCCCCAAGAGCCGGAGCCGCTCCCCGGCCCGCCAGCGCC CCCGGCCGCAGAGACGCACCAGCCGACGGGACTCGGAGAGACGCAATGTTCCTGTGCCAGTGGACGGG ctgggctgctaCGATCTCCGGCGCCGGCCGGCCCTGAGAGACCCCCCGCAAACGCCAGCCACAGTGAAGGGGCCCCTCTGCAGCGCCCGAAGGGGAAGAACTCAGTTGCCGGCGGCAGGTGCCATCCTGCTGAGCCCAACCTGGGATCAGACTCCTACTGCGTGA
- the LOC119564925 gene encoding uncharacterized protein LOC119564925 isoform X9 yields MRRGVTPQWPRPHKVFNPQWPHPPLTPSPDSPQWPVCPSPMGLPPALLLVLCLYPAPQGLAPPDPGLLAQGRARLREAQTLAQHPQLGACWAGALGRLDGGCQQLGEEQQSRIALAFAHCHLQRSGRPFPRCEASSSVRACTQHMDPVAFGVYTEFFTHAHSICYLLRSEAWQQQAESTVHRLVASSEGVAERLEETNQLAEQAARAQEATLRSQEEILRHGELLRQTLQDSSRGVREAFRDMQEAAGRQRLAFAEIVNRLSFLHRFLVGESQALGSFLYHLLTSSAALLLTSSQRTAGARRPLPAGWGYAAGCVWVPGWPSWPIASSPTATWPSRAGRCCGGCRRPGPRCSTSCRRQNACWPSGAQTPARTMPSSPTRASRSPSPGQNEEPPGRSSAPAAPRAGAAPRPASAPGRRDAPADGTRRDAMFLCQWTGWAATISGAGRP; encoded by the exons ATGAGAAGGGGTGTGACCCCCCAGTGGCCCCGCCCCCATAAAGTGTTTAATCCCCAGTGGCCCCACCCACCACTGACCCCTTCCCCTGACTCTCCCCAGTGGcctgtctgccccagccccatggggctgcccccagctctcctcctcgTGCTCTGCCTctaccctgccccccagggcctggCTCCCCCAGACCCAGGGCTGCTGGCCCAGGGCCGTGCCCGGCTGCGGGAGGCCCAGACGCTGGCCCAGCACCCGCAGCTGGGGGCCTGCTGGGCGGGGGCCCTGGGCAGGCTGGACGGGGGCTGCCAGCAGCTGGGTGAGGAGCAGCAAAGCCGCATCGCCCTGGCCTTTGCCCACTGCCACCTGCAGAG GTCGGGCCGGCCCTTCCCTCGCTGCGAGGCCAGCAGCTCCGTCCGGGCCTGCACCCAGCACATGGACCCTGTGGCCTTCGGGGTCTACACTGAATTCTTCACCCATGCCCACAGCATCTGCTACCTCCTTCGCAGCGAGGCCTGGCAGCAGCAAGCTGAGAGCACCGTGCACAG gcTGGTTGCCAGTTCGGAGGGCGTAGCTGAGCGGCTGGAAGAGACCAACCAGCTGGCGGAGCAGGCAGCGCGGGCACAAGAGGCCACCTTGCGATCCCAGGAGGAGATCCTCCGCCATGGGGAGCTGCTGAGACAGACACTGCAGGACTCCTCCAGGG gTGTCCGGGAGGCTTTTCGGGACATGCAGGAGGCGGCCGGACGGCAACGCCTGGCCTTCGCCGAGATCGTGAACCGCCTCAGCTTCCTGCACCGCTTCCTGGTGGGGGAGTCCCaagccctgggctccttcctctACCACCTGCTGACCAGCAGCGCCGCCCTGCTGCTCACCTCCAGCCAGCGCACTGCTGGGGCCAG GAGGCCCTTGCCAGCTGGGTGGGGCTATGCCGCAGGCTGTGTGTGGGTGCCGGGCTGGCCGTCCTGGCCTATTGCGTCCTCACCTACCGCGACGTGGCCCAGCAGAGCCGGGAGGTGCTGCGGGGGCTGCAGGAGACCCGGGCCCAGATGCAGCACATCCTGCAGGAGACAG AACGCCTGCTGGCCCAGCGGGGCCCAGACCCCAGCCAGGACAATGCCGAGTTCGCCGACTCGGGCTTCCCGGAGCCCCTCTCCCGGCCAGAACGAGGAGCCCCCTGGG AGGAGCTCAGCACCAGCAGCCCCAAGAGCCGGAGCCGCTCCCCGGCCCGCCAGCGCC CCCGGCCGCAGAGACGCACCAGCCGACGGGACTCGGAGAGACGCAATGTTCCTGTGCCAGTGGACGGG ctgggctgctaCGATCTCCGGCGCCGGCCGGCCCTGA